TCTCGAAGTGGACGTCGAATTCCGCAAATCGGATATCCTGGATGTGGAGGAGGGAGCAGACACGGTGTTCATGAATCCCCCGTTCGGCTGCCAGAACAGGAACGCCGACAGAGCCTTCCTCGACAAGGCAATGGAGCTCTCGGAATGCGTCTACTCCATACACATGGCGGAGACCCTGGATTTCGTCAAAGGATACTGCGAGAAGAGGGGTCGCCATATTACTTATTATAAAATCTATAAGTACGAAATCCCTCATACATTTTCATTCCATAAGAAGACGAAGAAGACGGTTGACGTCGCGGTCGTCAACATTAGGTGATTTCACATGACAGATTCCAATCTAGTTTTCCCCGGACAGGAAGTTGCCTCAGAGGAGGAGTATCTGGCCGCAGAGGGAACATTCGCAGAGGACGGCGTTATCTACGCCTCACAGATCGGGGAGCTCGAGTTCGATGACGACAACTGCGTCGTCAGGGTTGTCTCCCCCAACCCGCCCAACGTTCTTGCTGTCGGAGACATAGTCTACGGTATCGTGGGCGACATCAGGAACACGATGGCCACCGCCGACGTCTACGTCAAGGAAGGTGTCCAGAGGAGGCTCGGCGGAGACACTTATGCTACGATCCACGTGTCCAAGATCTCCCAGGGCTACACCGACGATGTGTCGAAGGAGCTCAGGAAGGGAGACTTCATCAGGGCCAGGGTCACAGCCATCAAACCCGCTCTCCAGCTTACCACCAAGGATGATCACCTTGGAGTGATCAGGGCTCAGTGCGGCAAGTGCAAGACCGAGATGGTCAGGAGCAAGAAGGGCGACGGACTTTTCTGCCCCGAGTGCAAGTACGCCATGCCCAGAAAACTAGCTGACGACTATGGCGACGTGGACCTCTGATGAAGCTAGTAGCACTGATGTCCAACGGGATCGATTCTCCCGTAGCATCCTACCTCATGAGCAAACGCGGTGCGGATGTCATTCTTCTCCACATGGACAACCGTCCGTACACCGACGACCGCTCCATCGAGGTCGTCAAGGACATAGCCCAGCGTCTCAGGGAGGTCACCGGGAAAGAGTTTCCTCTGTACGTTGCTGAGCACGGAAGGAATCAGACGATCATCAACGAGAACTGCGATCCGCACTACCAGTGCGTACTGTGCAAACGTGTCATGCAGAGGACCGCCAGGGAACTAGCGAAGAAGCTCGGAGCATCAGGGATAATCATGGGAGACTCCCTGGGCCAGGTAGCT
The nucleotide sequence above comes from Methanomassiliicoccales archaeon LGM-RCC1. Encoded proteins:
- a CDS encoding tRNA 4-thiouridine(8) synthase ThiI codes for the protein MKLVALMSNGIDSPVASYLMSKRGADVILLHMDNRPYTDDRSIEVVKDIAQRLREVTGKEFPLYVAEHGRNQTIINENCDPHYQCVLCKRVMQRTARELAKKLGASGIIMGDSLGQVASQTLKNIRSENTGLDFPVARPLIGLDKLEIEAVAKQIGTYEISIRPTDGCKIVPIRPITEASPDKVASMSAKIDIDSLAHECAEKAVLVQ
- a CDS encoding METTL5 family protein; protein product: MRKKDLEMTLQRVRNFEDPDPALEQYMTPATIASDILFDAYSKGDIEGLKVVDLGCGTGMFSIGSFLLGASQVIGFDISESALRVAESNREDLEVDVEFRKSDILDVEEGADTVFMNPPFGCQNRNADRAFLDKAMELSECVYSIHMAETLDFVKGYCEKRGRHITYYKIYKYEIPHTFSFHKKTKKTVDVAVVNIR
- a CDS encoding exosome complex RNA-binding protein Csl4; this translates as MTDSNLVFPGQEVASEEEYLAAEGTFAEDGVIYASQIGELEFDDDNCVVRVVSPNPPNVLAVGDIVYGIVGDIRNTMATADVYVKEGVQRRLGGDTYATIHVSKISQGYTDDVSKELRKGDFIRARVTAIKPALQLTTKDDHLGVIRAQCGKCKTEMVRSKKGDGLFCPECKYAMPRKLADDYGDVDL